The genomic interval GGAAAAAGGTTTGAGgggagagtgttccaggcagagaccACAAGGTAGGAGAGCCCTGGGCACTTGAGGAACTAAAAGAAGTCTAGGAGGTGTGGCTggcactgggggtgggagggccaGCAGAAAAGGGCCAGAGGTACCGCAGGGTCCAGTTGAAAACCAGGGCCTaaaggggcaggggtggaggcagggggaaGAAGGGACCCGCACCTCCAGAAGAAATCACCAGAACGGCTGCGAGCTGGAGCAGAGGTAGGGGAGGCCCGCCTGACAGGAGCTGCGGCCGTAGGAGAACACAGCCACTCAAGGACGGCAGGTCAGAGGAGGGGGCCAAGGAGCCCGGCTGCTGCCCCCACGGTAGAGAACGGCTCTGGGGCTGAGTGGACAGCGACCAGCACAGGGCCCCACTGGGCTGTAGGAAACAAACCTGTCTGCACATACAGGTATGGGAAGGGCATGTACAACATGGCTGGATAGAGCCCCCTGAGGCCATTGAGAAGACCAGCTGTCAGGGGTGACGCCGCCCCTGAACGTCCTCTGACCCACACCTCTTTGACTCTTTTCTAGCCAGCAAGTTAGAAGCCAAAGCAGCTTTGAACCAAGCCCTGGAAATGAAACGCCAGGGCAAGCGGGAGAAAGCCCACAAGCTCTTCCTGCACGCCCTCAACATGGACCCGGGCTTCGTGGACGCGCTCAATGAGTTCGGCATCTTCTCAGAAGAGGACAGGGACATCATCCAGGCTGACTACCTGTACACCAGAGCACTGACCATCGCGCCCCACCACAAGAAGGCGCTGGTCAACCGCGACCGCACGCTGCCGCTGGTGGAGGAGATTGACCAGCGGTACTTCAGCATCATCGACAGCAAAGTGAAGAAGGTCATGTCCATCCCCAAGGGCAACTCGGCACTGCGCCGGGTCATGGAGGAGACGTACTACCACCACATCTACCACACAGTGGCCATCGAAGGCAACACTCTCACCCTCTCAGAGATCAGGCACATCCTGGAGACCCGCTACGCCGTGCCGGGGAAGAGCCTGGAGGAGCAGAATGAGGTCATCGGCATGCACGCGGCCATGAAGTACGTCAACACGACGCTGCTCTCCCGCATCGGCTCTGTCAGCATCAGCGACGTGCTGGAGATCCACCGGCGGGTGCTGGGGTACGTGGATCCCGTGGAAGCTGGCCGCTTTCGCACGACCCAGGTCCTGGTGGGCCACCACGTCCCGCCCCACCCTCAGGAGGTGGAGAAGCAGATGCAGGAGTTCATACAATGGCTCAACTCGGAGGACGCCATGAACCTGCACCCGGTGGAGTTTGCGGCCCTGGCCCACTATAAACTCGTCTACATCCACCCCTTCATCGACGGCAACGGCAGGACCTCGCGCCTGCTCATGAACCTCATCCTCATGCAGGCGGGCTACCCGCCCATCACCATCCGCAAGGAGCAGAGGTCCGAGTACTACCACGTGCTGGAGGTGGCCAACGAGGGCGACGTGAGGCCGTTCATCCGCTTCATTGCCAAGTGCACGGAGACGACCCTGGACACCCTGCTCTTTGCCACCACAGAGTACCCTGTGGCACTGCCAGAGGCCAGACCCAACCACTCTAGGTTCAAGGAGACGCTGCCTGTGAAGCCCTAACGCTCTAAATCCTCCCTTGGTGGCAAAGGATGTCCCGGGGGGGAATAAATCCAAGAAACTCAGCAATTCTAGAAACCTGGTCATCTCCCAGAGTAAAAGAAGATGGGTAAGAAACCTAAACATTCTTTACCTCCAAATGcttctttaaagaagaaaactaagTTATTAAGCCTCGTCCCTAAGATAACTTATAATTGAGCCCAGTTATTTATTTCCCTCAGAGCTGGTTAATGTGTGCTGTCTGTGCTGGTGGCCCCGATCCTTGGGGTGGCCCCAGCAGGCTTTGGGGGCATCAGTGCTCCTTGTGTGACCAGAACACAGGTTCTGGAGCAGAATCTGCACTGAGGTGGGGTCCGGAGGAGTAACCCCTTGCAGCCCTTTCTGGAACCGGCCGCGAGGGTCTGTGACTACCTGAGAGAAGTCCGCACGGCTGAGGAGAACCCGGTCGCAGTTGTGAGAAGTGACTGAAAGCTTCCTTTCGTACAGGCGTTGGCTCCCCTACCAAGAGGTTAGTGTTATAACTAATCCTTACCGGTAGAGCAAATTTGAGATATGAAATGAACGTTTACAGTATATCTAGTTAGATACCTCGCTTATTTCGAGGAAGGTTCTTTGAGCCATAGTTTGCAAACTCCGGTACCAGAGGCTGTTACTTTGCCACGTCGGCCGTTTCTCTAATTAAGAACAGGGGCGTGGCTAGCCTGGGTGCTTTGTATTGTTTCTCACATCTGCAGCAATTCAGACCAGATGTTTCAGTCTAAAGGTTCTTCTGGGTTTGTCACCTAACAATTAAATCCTGCTGCAAATCTGAAGACAGACGCCTCGTCAGTACCCAACAAGCATTTGTGAGGAGTCAGAGCGCCTGTTCACAGGAGCTGAGCACACTTTTGACCACAGCCAGGATGCGTCCCTTTAATCCACTCACCTGCCCCACAGCCACTGTCCCCTCAGGGAAGCAGAGCAGATTGCCTTGGAGTGGCCTTATGTTCCTAGCAACTTGTTAGAAGATAAACTGTTACATGTAACTAAAGCCAAGCTTCCAAGTTGGCTGCTGCTGCTTAGTCTGAAGGAGCACGGAGTAATTTTCTGAAAGATTAGTAAGTGAAAAGATGTATGAAATGGCCCCAAGTGATAGTTATTCAAACCttgctaaaaaatatttttgtatttgtatgcTGCCATAAGGTATTTCTTAAACCTTAACTCTTCTAATCGTCTTGCTCTTTATAAGCACACCAAGGAAGCCTGACAGAAGTGCTTGCTTTGTACCAGAGGGAGAAATTTGCACTTTAGCTATGTGAAGGgtattattttaacaaattacTAATAAAGTATTTTGTTACATAAATGCCTGAGACTTTTTGCTACCTTATTCAAGAGATGTTCCCACCCATCTATCctaagggggaaggagggattcTTTCAGAACTTTAGCGGTATTCTTTATTATTGTTCTGGGAGAAAAATAGATCCAAGATGGTAATTATTTCAACAAGACACCGAGACAGAACTGGTTGGTTACGTTGACAGGGATGTATCGCTGATCTTGCACTAAGACACGAGTAGCTGAAATGGTTTTTCATGTATCTATTTACCATCAGTTTTCCCCCCCCAGGACTACATAAACCCACTCCTACGTTTCTGAAAATCTATTTCTAGAACAGTCAACACCCTGCACCTGAATCGGGTCCTGCTCGAGTCTGAAAGGTCCACCTCTGTAACAAGCCCCTGTGGACATCTGAGAGGGTGAGGTCAGATGTCCACCACGTGACCTGGATTACTAAGGAAAGGTCCATGGCCCCTTGGTCCCCAACTGACCCACATCCTCTCACCCACAGAACGGGCCTCTCTGCAGGGAAGTGGATGGCCGGCCACCCCAGAGAACACAGGTTCTTCTGACTGCTCCACAGCCGCTGCTTGAATTCAAAAACACCTAACGTTCTGTGCAGAAGATAAAGATGAGGTACAGAGAACCTATCAATTaaaaaacttatttacaaaacaacatGAAATTGGAGATCTGCCTGGATGGTTGATAACATTAAGGTATTACTGCTAATGTTTCTAGAAATGATAAAAACCAAGGCCTTTAAGTCCTTAGAGATACGTGCTACAGTATTATTAGGTGACTATCCCTCCAGAACACAGGATACAAGAGGGGCAGGAGGTGGAGATGAAGACGGGCTATGAGCTGAGCAATGCTGAAGCTCGATGACAGGCACACGGGGCTTAGTTTACTACTTATCTGTTTCAattgttaagttaaaaaatataggAAAGCCTGAATGATGCATAAAACCTTTAGAAACAGATAAATGAGCTGATTTTCGTGACATAGGAAAGAATTccgatttttttccccagagtgcCTTTTATAAAGTCAGTTTCCCTACTGAACTGCTCACTTTCAAAGCAATAAATACTGGATAAAAGATGTGGGTAAAAAAGCTTGAAAGCTGTTAAGTGCCAAAAAGCTTGAAAGCTGTTAAGTGCCAAACTGCTGTAAACTGAAGTTTAAAACCGAAGATATCACAGCAGAAATGGTTTAAATCAAAGTGCCAAGCGGATTTGACTTACAAAAGTTCTATTTACACACCCATTAGGTAAACCAAGGTACACccatttcaaaatacatatttgaaTGCACACCTGAGTACCTTTCGACAAGAAGTTTTTAAGAGAACTTCAGTTTAATAAACAAAGCTAAATGGGGAGAATTTAAGTTTGCACTTGACAATGCTATTTAAACAAAACCATAGGGCTGAAACTCAGTATTTAGACAAAGACACAGTTCACTAGTCACTAGGCAAAGAAAAACGTCCATAGCAGATGGCGCACAGAATTCCTATACAAATGTCACAAGTATTTTGCTTTTAGGAAACAAAACAGTGGGTTGACGTGTCATTTACAAATACGTAATATAAAAACGCACCGCCCCCGTGAACAAAAGCCCATCAGATGTTTTATGTGATGCCCCTTGCCCCACCCCTTTACTAAAATAGGCCATTCTGGTGAATTACTAACATCTgcctttctgtcttttaaaaattaaaagagtgaCGGGCACATGTGCTGTGCAGGGTGTAAGAGAAGTGTCTTATAAAAAGGGGACCAGAGGTGGCCAAAAATATTTGGACAAGGGGGATCTCAAAACGGTGTGTTCGCGTTTCACATCTGTTTCTCACTCTTTAAGACACATCTTAGGAAACTGCACCCTGCGCCCAGCCTGTGGAGTGACCATTTTCATCCTCTCGCCCTCAATATGAGGGAGCACTTAAAGCCTCTTTTTTCCTTGGACACCCTTTTCCCGTCCTACCTAAACCAGAGCAAGCGTGTGGTCACAGGCGCTGCACTGGGTCCTGCACAGCCAGGGCACAGCTGGGCACCGGGCGTCTTCCCGGCCAGCATCAAGTAAGGCATTTCCCTTCTCGCACAGTCCCACTCACTTTCTCAGAAGCAACTTGGCAAAGTCGGCATTGGACATCTTGGGTACCTCGGTGGCCGCCGGCGGTGGGGCAGGGCCGTTTTCAGCCTGGGCTGCGGTGGCGCTTGGGCGTTGCAGGGCGCGGGGCAGCAGAGAGAGCTGggtcctccccttcccccgcctGGAAGAGCAAACAATGCACGGACCTTCTGAGGCGACGATTGATGAAAATAAGCCAGGACGGTCTTAGATCACCGCAAGGTAAaaggtgaaaaacaaaaaccaagaaggGTAATAAGACGAGCCCTGTTCTCCCTGACTTCGGCTATCAGGTAAAAATCACTTTAACCAACTTCGCCTTTTCCGCAATTTGGCGAGGGCCACGTCTGTGTAATACCGTCACACATAGGGTGGATAAAAACGGCTGTAAACTTGCAGACCTCACCAAATAACCTCGCACCCTGCTGCCTCATCCCTGTCGGGTGGGAACAGAGCTTCTATCTGGATTACAGGTGGAGATACAGATTAGCACGGCAAGCACATGGCTGTCAGGTATGGAACCTACACATGGATTCACCTGCCAAAGGGGACTTTAACGTAATCACTGTCTAAATAAATCAATCACCAGTGTAAACCGGCGAACACGAGAGAGGGTCCCACTTCCAGACTGGCCCTCAGCGTGGACTTGCTGCAGACACCCTGCCCTGGGAACGAGCGTGAGCGCCCCAGGGACGCCAGGCCCTGACCTCCCGTCTGAACTCACTGTGCTAAGGGGAAACTCGGTCACCGTGGTGCAGGCCAGGACGAAGTCTGCACCAACGAGCACACAGAGCACACAACACTTACGCTCCGTAGATCTGCCGCGGCACCATGGCGCCCCCCGGGGCTTTCCTTGCCTCTGGCTTCTCCGGAGCCTTCCTCTGAGGCGGGTTGCTGATAGCCACTTTGATGACGTTCTCTTTGATAGTCATGCCATCCATCTTCAGGACGGCCTGAGACGCCTGGGATTCGTTTTCGTACTCCACGTAGGCCAGGCCCTGAAAGTTTGCAAAAGCCCGGCCAGGTGAGTGCTGCAGGGCACAACCTCCTCCCTGAGGTCCACCGGCCGGTTCAGGGTGGGCCCCCGACCCTTGGGTTCCCTCCCCACCACCGCCATCCTTTGTCTATAGGTCTCACAGCCCTAGTCTCCCTCCCTATTTCTGCAACTAACTTCAGATAACTTTTTAAGTTCAGTGCATCTTGTGCTTGCTccagccaaaaaaagagagagagagagggaccagCATAAATCTAGCAAATGGATGAGGTGTCCTGGACACAGGTGAGCCCCGATATCCCTGTGCCTGGGGACGCCCTTATTCATATTCTTCAACTCTCGATTAACCTGGATAAACGGGACGGGGGTTGAGAGGTCAACCAAACGCTTCTTAAACAACTACTCAAAACGTCGTCAAGGATTTCACAAGAGATTGAGGGGACCGGAGAAGGGGAGGACGTGGTAAGGGGGAAGCCAGTGCAGGGACCTGGGGAGATGGCCAGAGGCCTAGTGAAAAGTGGGGTccgggcaggagggaggagactgCAAGGGGGGGCACCTCACCCCAAGGCCCCACAGCCTAGGAGCTGCACTGGAGCCCCTGCTAATTCGTGGTAGTTTTTCTTCAAACACCCTGTTCTTTTAAGTACAATGAGCCACATCAGGTTCATCTGACTCCAAATGCAAAAGGAGCCTAGCGCACCTATCCTTCTGTTAACTTCTCGTCTGCTTCCTAGTAGACAGATCAGAACCCACTCTAGAACCAAGTAACCTCTGAACAAAGGCTCGCCCAGACTCCGGGAGGCGACTGCCGTCTGCCCAGACGCTGACCTTGGGTTTGCCGGCCCGGTTGGTGACCAGCCGGATGTCCTTCACAGTGCCGTGGGCCTTGCAGATCTCTTCTAGTTCCTCTTTCGTGCAAGAGAATGGCAGGCCCGAGACGAACAGCTTGTGTTTCTCCAGGGCAGTGCTGTACCTGAACACCTacagggaggagtggggagaggaaatgaTGACCCGAGGCCCAACCCAGCTCCCCACGACACAGGGTCAGGCCTCGTCCACAGGTCTGGCCCAGCCAGAGCCGGCTCCGGGTGCTGGGAACTGTCAACtcgccctgggcaagtcactcaacttCTCGAAGCTTCCacttcctcctctataaaatggcaaGTGAAGCCACTTTTCCCAGAGCCTGGGTGACGACCCAATGAGGTGACATACAAAACACCTGGCACAGTCCCGTCACTCCTAACCCTCCAGGGGCAAGCAGCCATCACACAGTCCCTAACTGGACCGTCCTCTGTCAAGTAATGCCGGTTCGAAGTG from Globicephala melas chromosome 13, mGloMel1.2, whole genome shotgun sequence carries:
- the FICD gene encoding protein adenylyltransferase FICD, with product MTLMSMASVMAVTEPKWVSVWGRFLWVILLSMALGSLMALLLPLGAMEEQCLAVLKGFYLLRSKLDRAQPTVTKCTRPSTELSVTSRDAAPLVVKTKASAASKLEAKAALNQALEMKRQGKREKAHKLFLHALNMDPGFVDALNEFGIFSEEDRDIIQADYLYTRALTIAPHHKKALVNRDRTLPLVEEIDQRYFSIIDSKVKKVMSIPKGNSALRRVMEETYYHHIYHTVAIEGNTLTLSEIRHILETRYAVPGKSLEEQNEVIGMHAAMKYVNTTLLSRIGSVSISDVLEIHRRVLGYVDPVEAGRFRTTQVLVGHHVPPHPQEVEKQMQEFIQWLNSEDAMNLHPVEFAALAHYKLVYIHPFIDGNGRTSRLLMNLILMQAGYPPITIRKEQRSEYYHVLEVANEGDVRPFIRFIAKCTETTLDTLLFATTEYPVALPEARPNHSRFKETLPVKP